From Haloarcula hispanica ATCC 33960, the proteins below share one genomic window:
- a CDS encoding HTH domain-containing protein, whose product MQGSTQPDETRAELYVRSLLPDGHTQQQAAVIDRLQGLSDADVLSDIAVQVIGRQIPSTPAEARTELGLFALNRVSVFQEWAKRNDCSLDPAFRVRSVDSEITGEQYRALVFPIQLLAEYDGAKLRCVTPHTADGETVTVRDRLTMLEGEDESTFSSLERASAARPPAQSDLPAADAIDEDSDPLLPE is encoded by the coding sequence ATGCAGGGGAGCACGCAGCCAGACGAGACACGGGCAGAACTGTACGTTCGTTCACTCCTGCCCGACGGGCACACGCAGCAACAGGCTGCGGTCATCGACCGGCTTCAGGGACTGTCGGACGCTGACGTTCTGTCAGATATTGCCGTTCAGGTAATTGGCCGGCAGATCCCGTCCACACCAGCGGAGGCACGGACTGAGCTCGGGCTATTCGCACTCAACCGAGTTAGCGTCTTTCAGGAGTGGGCAAAACGAAACGACTGTTCACTCGACCCAGCGTTCCGGGTGCGGTCGGTAGATTCGGAAATAACGGGAGAGCAGTACCGCGCGCTCGTGTTCCCGATCCAACTATTAGCCGAGTACGACGGAGCGAAGCTCAGGTGCGTGACGCCGCACACAGCCGACGGGGAGACGGTCACTGTCAGGGACCGGCTCACCATGCTCGAAGGGGAAGACGAATCGACGTTTTCATCGCTGGAACGGGCGAGTGCGGCGCGGCCGCCAGCCCAGTCTGACCTGCCGGCGGCCGACGCTATCGACGAGGACTCGGACCCGCTGTTGCCAGAGTAA
- the thrS gene encoding threonine--tRNA ligase has translation MSTVTVTLPDGTPLEVERGSTVEDVAYEIGPGLGDDTVAGVVDGELVDKHAPLTADVELEIVTESSDEYLDVLRHSAAHVFAQALQRLYPDAKLTIGPWTDNGFYYDITDVDIDEDDLEAIEAEAEAIIEEDLDIERELVDRDEAFERYEDNQFKQDILETEAADDEDVSFYTQGEFEDLCQGPHVESTGEIGGFALLEISAAFWRGEEDNETLTRVYGTAFPTEDALDEFLEQRRKAEERDHRKIGQEMDLFSIDETTGPGLPLYEPNGKKILNELSDYVAGLNRDAGYDEVETPHVFRTELWKKSGHYENYVDDMFLLDVNDEEYGLKPMNCPGHATIFEQNSWSYRDLPVRYFEDGKVYRKEQRGELSGLSRTWAFTIDDGHLFVRPDQIEEEVLATVDIILDTLDTFNLDYTVQFATRPEKSVGGDEIWEKAESQLEAVLDEQDIDYVVEEGDGAFYGPKIDFAFEDALGRHWDGPTVQLDFNMPERFDLSYTGEDNEEHRPVMIHRALYGSYERFFMVLTEHYNGKFPPWLAPEQIRLLPVSDDNIAYCEEIQDELDDFRVTIEDRSWTVGKKIQQAHDDRVPYMCVIGDNEEEAGTISVRDRKEREEKDIDIAEFRDHLETEVEQQRTAVTFLAGR, from the coding sequence ATGAGTACGGTCACGGTCACGCTGCCCGACGGGACCCCACTAGAGGTCGAGCGCGGCAGCACGGTCGAGGATGTCGCCTACGAAATCGGGCCAGGGCTGGGTGACGACACGGTCGCCGGCGTCGTCGACGGCGAACTTGTCGACAAGCACGCGCCGTTGACAGCCGACGTCGAGCTCGAAATCGTCACCGAGAGCAGTGACGAGTATCTCGACGTGCTTCGGCACTCCGCCGCCCACGTCTTCGCACAGGCCCTACAGCGCCTCTATCCCGATGCCAAGCTCACAATCGGGCCGTGGACCGACAACGGGTTCTACTACGATATCACCGACGTCGACATCGACGAGGACGACCTCGAAGCCATCGAGGCCGAAGCCGAGGCGATAATCGAGGAGGACCTCGACATCGAGCGCGAACTCGTCGACCGAGACGAAGCCTTCGAGCGTTACGAGGACAATCAGTTCAAACAAGACATCCTCGAAACCGAGGCCGCGGACGACGAGGACGTCTCCTTCTACACCCAAGGCGAGTTCGAGGACCTCTGTCAGGGCCCCCACGTCGAATCGACCGGTGAAATCGGCGGCTTCGCGCTGCTTGAAATCTCGGCGGCCTTCTGGCGCGGCGAGGAAGACAACGAGACGCTGACCCGCGTCTACGGGACCGCCTTCCCGACGGAGGACGCGCTCGACGAGTTCCTCGAACAGCGCCGCAAGGCCGAGGAGCGCGACCACCGCAAGATCGGCCAGGAGATGGACCTGTTCTCCATCGACGAGACGACCGGGCCGGGCCTGCCGCTGTACGAACCCAACGGCAAGAAGATCCTCAACGAGCTGTCGGACTACGTCGCCGGCCTCAACCGCGACGCCGGCTACGACGAGGTCGAGACGCCCCACGTCTTCCGCACTGAACTGTGGAAGAAGTCGGGCCACTACGAGAACTACGTCGACGACATGTTCCTGCTCGACGTCAACGACGAGGAGTACGGCCTGAAGCCGATGAACTGCCCGGGCCACGCCACTATCTTCGAGCAGAATTCCTGGAGCTACCGGGACCTGCCGGTACGGTACTTCGAGGACGGGAAGGTGTACCGCAAGGAGCAGCGCGGCGAACTCTCCGGGCTCTCCCGGACGTGGGCCTTTACCATCGACGACGGCCACCTGTTCGTCCGGCCGGACCAGATAGAGGAGGAGGTGCTGGCGACGGTCGACATCATCCTCGACACGCTCGACACGTTCAACCTCGACTACACCGTCCAGTTCGCCACCCGGCCCGAGAAGTCCGTCGGCGGCGACGAAATCTGGGAGAAAGCGGAGTCTCAGCTCGAAGCCGTCCTCGACGAGCAGGACATCGACTACGTCGTCGAGGAAGGCGACGGCGCGTTCTACGGCCCGAAGATCGACTTCGCGTTCGAGGACGCGCTCGGTCGCCACTGGGACGGCCCGACTGTCCAGCTGGATTTCAACATGCCGGAGCGGTTCGACCTCTCCTACACCGGCGAGGACAACGAGGAGCACCGCCCGGTGATGATCCACCGCGCGCTGTATGGCTCCTACGAGCGCTTCTTCATGGTGCTGACTGAGCACTACAACGGGAAGTTCCCGCCGTGGCTCGCACCCGAGCAGATCCGCCTGCTGCCGGTCAGCGACGACAATATCGCCTACTGCGAGGAGATTCAGGACGAACTCGATGACTTCCGGGTCACCATCGAGGACCGCTCCTGGACGGTCGGCAAGAAGATCCAGCAGGCCCACGACGACCGCGTGCCCTACATGTGTGTCATCGGCGACAACGAGGAGGAGGCCGGGACCATCTCGGTCCGGGACCGCAAGGAACGCGAGGAGAAGGACATCGACATCGCCGAGTTCCGCGACCACCTCGAAACCGAGGTCGAGCAGCAGCGGACCGCTGTGACGTTCCTCGCCGGCCGATAG
- a CDS encoding DUF1611 domain-containing protein, which yields MAVAILTHDAFPDRAKTAVGLLRYGDREVRALVDRERAGQRVHDSLPDVQDAPIVASMADAPDVDALVIGISPIGGEFDESWRADVRTALERGCDVYSGLHYFLADDEEFARLAAEHDAELHDLRKPPEDLTVAAGTAGDVDATVVTTVGTDCSTGKMTASFEIRDAARERGLDAAVVPTGQTGIAISGRGIVVDRVIADYAAGAVERLVEAAQAADLLVVEGQGALAHPAYSGVTTSILHGSAPDALVMCHEAGREAIHGYESFDIPPLPEYVDIYERLAAPISDASVVAGMLNTRHLDDSEAADAVAGYSESLGAPATDPVRHGVPDEVLDAIL from the coding sequence ATGGCCGTAGCCATTTTAACACACGACGCCTTTCCCGACCGAGCCAAGACGGCTGTCGGGCTGTTGCGGTACGGCGACCGGGAAGTACGAGCACTCGTCGACCGCGAGCGGGCCGGCCAACGCGTCCACGACTCGCTGCCGGACGTACAGGACGCCCCAATCGTCGCGTCGATGGCCGACGCACCCGACGTCGACGCGCTCGTCATCGGCATCTCGCCCATCGGCGGCGAGTTCGACGAGTCCTGGCGCGCTGACGTGCGAACGGCGCTCGAACGCGGCTGTGACGTGTACTCGGGACTGCACTACTTCCTGGCCGACGACGAGGAGTTCGCCCGCCTCGCCGCGGAACACGACGCCGAACTGCACGACCTCCGCAAGCCACCTGAGGACCTGACTGTGGCGGCGGGGACCGCCGGCGACGTGGACGCGACGGTCGTGACGACCGTCGGCACCGACTGCTCGACGGGGAAGATGACCGCATCGTTCGAAATTCGCGACGCGGCGCGGGAGCGCGGCCTCGACGCCGCCGTCGTCCCGACCGGTCAGACCGGCATCGCCATCTCCGGCCGGGGCATCGTCGTCGACCGCGTCATCGCCGACTACGCCGCCGGCGCTGTCGAGCGACTGGTCGAAGCGGCACAGGCGGCGGACCTCCTCGTGGTCGAGGGTCAGGGCGCGCTTGCCCACCCGGCTTATTCGGGCGTGACGACGAGCATCCTCCACGGGTCGGCTCCCGACGCGCTCGTCATGTGCCACGAGGCCGGCCGCGAGGCGATTCACGGCTACGAGTCCTTCGACATTCCACCGCTCCCCGAGTACGTCGACATCTACGAGCGGCTGGCCGCGCCTATCTCGGACGCGTCAGTCGTCGCGGGGATGCTGAACACGCGCCATCTCGACGACAGCGAGGCCGCGGATGCTGTCGCGGGGTACAGCGAATCCCTCGGCGCACCGGCGACGGACCCCGTCCGCCACGGCGTCCCCGACGAGGTGCTGGACGCCATCCTATGA
- a CDS encoding helix-turn-helix domain-containing protein, which produces MTDITAVVRAEHPDIVLTETVTHDRSSKVRSVSEAGTDPTSGKFFYHIESSDFQQFEDGLRNDSTIGEFERVIETRDDEAIYSFEYTDEAKILSPVISSANGVILDMENDGSAWILTVWMPDRTDLVHLWDYAQQNGIDIDLLRVNEYASLGNTDAGLTDSQREALLVAFETGYFEEPRNATLSDVAADLDISQPAASGLLRRGIKRLIISSLRDDSETPD; this is translated from the coding sequence ATGACCGATATCACGGCGGTCGTCCGAGCCGAGCACCCGGACATCGTGCTCACGGAGACCGTTACTCACGACCGCAGTTCGAAAGTCAGGTCGGTGTCAGAGGCGGGAACAGACCCGACCTCGGGGAAATTCTTCTATCACATCGAATCGTCCGATTTCCAGCAGTTCGAAGACGGATTACGGAACGACAGTACCATCGGCGAATTCGAGCGAGTCATCGAAACCCGAGACGACGAGGCCATCTACAGCTTCGAGTACACGGACGAAGCGAAGATCCTCTCACCTGTAATTTCCTCCGCGAACGGTGTCATACTCGACATGGAGAACGACGGGAGTGCCTGGATTCTCACAGTGTGGATGCCCGACCGAACGGATCTAGTTCACCTCTGGGACTACGCACAACAGAACGGGATTGATATCGATTTACTGCGCGTGAACGAATACGCCAGTTTGGGGAACACCGACGCCGGGTTGACCGATAGCCAGCGAGAGGCGCTCCTCGTCGCATTCGAAACAGGGTATTTCGAAGAACCGCGGAACGCGACCCTCAGCGATGTCGCCGCGGATCTCGATATCTCTCAGCCGGCTGCCAGTGGGCTCCTCCGACGCGGCATCAAGCGACTCATCATATCGTCACTGCGTGATGACAGCGAAACGCCAGATTGA
- a CDS encoding Vms1/Ankzf1 family peptidyl-tRNA hydrolase — protein MLDRLLGRASLKERVAELEEENHHLERQLDAEKERRADAATERQRAEAEVNRLEDRVAELQDRVERLQDEEGESTFRAEETLSRSRLSEVLDRLESFETEPEGVFTAYVDGEHSLPGPVRDAFGDRASLVASAAPCLAVTDDAGLLSACLSVPAPPSPFTEWADAVRLERSWFEPTGKHVVALVRSDLFALGEYDGREQTAFHGFDSELKSQHSKGGFSQSRFERLRDQQIDSHLDRCRAAIEEVSPDRLYVVGEGSVIHEFEDLATATKPVDATGEPDEALDDAVRSLWTVRLRVP, from the coding sequence ATGCTTGACCGGTTGCTGGGCAGAGCGTCGCTGAAAGAGCGGGTGGCCGAACTCGAAGAGGAGAACCATCACCTCGAACGACAGCTCGACGCCGAGAAGGAACGCCGCGCCGACGCAGCGACCGAGCGCCAGCGGGCCGAGGCCGAGGTCAACCGGCTGGAGGACCGCGTCGCCGAACTCCAAGACCGCGTCGAGCGGTTGCAGGACGAAGAAGGCGAATCGACGTTCCGGGCCGAGGAGACGCTCAGCAGGTCGCGGCTGAGTGAGGTCCTCGACCGGCTGGAGTCCTTCGAGACGGAGCCGGAAGGCGTCTTTACTGCCTACGTCGACGGGGAGCACTCCCTGCCAGGCCCGGTCCGGGATGCCTTCGGCGACCGCGCGTCGCTGGTCGCCAGCGCCGCGCCGTGCCTGGCTGTTACGGATGACGCAGGCCTTCTGTCGGCGTGTCTGTCCGTCCCCGCGCCGCCGTCGCCGTTCACCGAGTGGGCCGACGCCGTTCGACTGGAGCGGTCGTGGTTCGAGCCCACCGGCAAGCACGTCGTCGCGCTAGTCCGTTCCGACCTGTTCGCCCTGGGCGAGTACGACGGCCGGGAGCAGACTGCCTTCCACGGCTTCGACTCGGAGCTGAAAAGCCAGCACTCGAAGGGCGGCTTCTCACAGAGCCGGTTCGAGCGGCTCCGGGACCAGCAGATCGACTCCCACCTCGACCGCTGTCGGGCAGCTATCGAGGAGGTGTCACCCGACCGGCTGTACGTCGTCGGCGAGGGATCGGTCATCCACGAGTTCGAGGACCTCGCGACGGCGACGAAGCCGGTCGACGCGACTGGGGAACCGGACGAAGCGCTCGACGACGCCGTCCGGTCGCTGTGGACTGTTCGGTTGCGCGTGCCGTAG
- a CDS encoding DUF5802 family protein — protein MFEQFSRGYYLGRLYVEPRDDAAAAMCREQHERVNEQLYASGEGVERTDYPLVMKLGSQHFAVHGDEQVPADTLVVPETMLADANVRNPPSLEEVFLAKADHAAQLLSISEGTPTLPDTAV, from the coding sequence ATGTTCGAACAGTTTTCGCGCGGATACTACCTCGGCCGCCTCTACGTCGAACCGAGAGACGACGCGGCGGCCGCGATGTGTCGCGAGCAGCACGAACGAGTGAACGAACAGTTGTACGCCTCCGGCGAGGGGGTCGAACGCACAGACTATCCGCTGGTAATGAAACTCGGCTCCCAGCACTTCGCCGTCCACGGGGACGAACAGGTCCCGGCGGACACACTCGTCGTTCCCGAAACGATGCTTGCGGACGCCAACGTTCGGAACCCGCCCAGCCTCGAAGAAGTGTTCCTGGCGAAAGCGGACCACGCCGCACAACTGCTCTCTATCTCCGAGGGGACGCCGACACTGCCCGATACCGCGGTCTGA
- a CDS encoding gamma carbonic anhydrase family protein: MDSREYTFEGATPDIHGYAHVSREATLVGDVTVGPNANVWPGVVLRGDVAPVEVGRESAIGDGAIVHASTVGEKVMVGHGAVLNDAAVKDGALVGFNSTVSDATIGEGSIVAMGTVVPPGYEVPAESFVRGSPATVTPLSETTIDPNEVFEAFSSGDYANLAARHEDLFE, encoded by the coding sequence ATGGACAGCCGAGAGTACACCTTCGAGGGAGCCACGCCGGACATCCACGGATACGCCCACGTCAGCCGCGAGGCGACGCTGGTGGGCGACGTCACTGTCGGCCCGAACGCGAACGTCTGGCCCGGCGTCGTGTTGCGCGGCGACGTGGCGCCCGTCGAGGTGGGCCGCGAATCGGCGATCGGTGACGGGGCTATCGTCCACGCATCGACCGTCGGCGAGAAGGTGATGGTCGGCCACGGAGCCGTCCTCAACGACGCAGCGGTCAAGGACGGGGCGCTCGTTGGCTTCAACTCGACAGTCAGCGACGCCACCATCGGCGAGGGCTCCATCGTCGCGATGGGGACGGTCGTCCCGCCGGGCTACGAGGTTCCTGCGGAGTCGTTCGTCCGTGGGAGCCCGGCCACGGTGACACCGCTGTCAGAGACAACAATCGACCCGAACGAGGTGTTCGAGGCGTTCAGCTCCGGCGATTACGCCAACCTCGCGGCCCGCCACGAGGATCTCTTCGAGTAA
- a CDS encoding dipeptide epimerase — translation MNWTVDRHDLPLSNPFGISRETSETSETVVVELTHEGTTGIGAVTPSAYYDESAQSVAATLPSLCEAVDRIGDPHAQQRIERELGEQAPNQPAARMALSIAVHDLAARSLDLPLYRQWGLDPDAVPPTTYTVGIDSPERMAEKARKAAGNGFGHLKVKLGTDDDRARLDAVRDAAPDAEVRVDANAAWTAGEAIDKTAWLADAGVTMLEQPVEADDIDGLRRVTDATDIPVAADESCVTASDVPRVADACDIVNAKLVKCGGLRPATRLLNAADAHGLDSMLGCMVESNASIAAAVHLAPLVDYVDLDGALLLASDPYAGVPLDGAVFDLAAVSAGTGARRARDA, via the coding sequence ATGAACTGGACTGTCGACCGCCACGACCTGCCGCTGTCGAACCCGTTCGGCATCTCGCGGGAGACCAGCGAGACCAGCGAGACCGTCGTGGTCGAACTCACCCACGAGGGAACCACCGGCATCGGGGCTGTCACGCCGTCGGCGTACTACGACGAGAGCGCGCAGTCAGTGGCCGCAACACTACCATCGCTCTGTGAGGCCGTCGACCGCATCGGCGACCCGCACGCCCAGCAGCGTATTGAACGAGAACTCGGCGAGCAAGCGCCGAATCAGCCTGCTGCCCGGATGGCACTCTCCATCGCCGTCCACGACCTCGCCGCTCGAAGCCTGGACCTGCCGCTGTACCGCCAGTGGGGACTCGACCCTGACGCTGTCCCGCCGACGACCTATACGGTCGGCATCGACTCGCCCGAGCGGATGGCCGAGAAGGCCAGGAAAGCGGCGGGCAACGGCTTCGGCCACCTGAAGGTCAAACTCGGAACCGACGACGACCGGGCGCGACTGGACGCGGTCCGGGACGCGGCCCCCGACGCCGAGGTACGCGTCGACGCCAACGCCGCCTGGACCGCCGGGGAGGCTATCGATAAGACTGCGTGGCTCGCCGACGCCGGCGTCACGATGCTCGAACAGCCGGTCGAAGCCGACGACATCGACGGCCTCCGCCGCGTGACCGACGCGACCGATATCCCCGTCGCTGCCGATGAGTCCTGCGTCACCGCGTCGGACGTGCCACGGGTCGCCGACGCCTGCGACATCGTCAACGCCAAACTGGTCAAATGCGGCGGGCTCCGGCCCGCAACCCGACTGCTCAACGCCGCCGACGCGCACGGTCTCGACTCGATGCTCGGCTGCATGGTCGAGTCAAACGCCAGCATTGCCGCGGCGGTCCACCTCGCGCCGCTTGTCGACTACGTCGACCTCGACGGGGCGCTCCTGCTGGCATCGGACCCCTACGCCGGCGTGCCGCTTGACGGTGCCGTGTTCGACCTCGCTGCGGTGTCGGCCGGCACCGGTGCTCGGCGGGCGCGAGACGCGTAG
- a CDS encoding universal stress protein → MYDSVLVATDGSSGTTETLAHATSIARDNDATLHGLYVVDKRLYLAADKSNQDEVRQSLEEEGDVALDDIVVSGEESGVEVVTTMEEGIPHKTITDYAEQEDIDLIVMGTHGRTGRDRVANLGSVTERVVQSAPVPVLVVHIE, encoded by the coding sequence ATGTACGATTCGGTGCTCGTAGCCACAGACGGCAGTTCGGGTACGACGGAGACGCTCGCACACGCCACCTCTATCGCGCGCGACAACGACGCGACCCTCCACGGCCTGTACGTCGTGGACAAGCGGCTGTACCTCGCGGCCGACAAGTCCAATCAGGACGAAGTGCGGCAGTCGCTGGAGGAAGAGGGGGACGTCGCGCTCGACGACATCGTGGTCAGCGGCGAGGAGTCCGGCGTCGAGGTCGTCACGACCATGGAAGAGGGCATTCCCCACAAGACGATCACCGACTACGCCGAGCAGGAGGATATAGATCTCATCGTGATGGGGACCCACGGTCGAACCGGACGGGACCGGGTCGCCAATCTCGGGAGCGTCACCGAGCGCGTTGTGCAGAGCGCGCCCGTCCCCGTCCTCGTGGTCCACATCGAATAG
- a CDS encoding peroxiredoxin, with translation MVSTGDTAPDISATIANGEVADFELSDHLGDGPVVLAFFPGAFTPPCSNEMVALQEHLGDFHDAGATVLGLSADSAFSLNSFRDEHGLEFDLVSDMGRSAIQDYDLEIDIEDLGLLGVANRAVFVVDDDGEVSYSWVADDPTNEPDYDELLDAVESA, from the coding sequence ATGGTATCCACAGGCGACACAGCGCCGGACATCTCGGCGACAATCGCGAACGGTGAGGTAGCGGACTTCGAACTGAGCGACCACCTGGGCGACGGGCCGGTCGTGCTCGCCTTCTTCCCGGGCGCGTTCACGCCGCCGTGCTCCAACGAGATGGTGGCCCTGCAGGAGCACCTCGGGGACTTCCACGACGCCGGCGCGACGGTGCTCGGCCTCAGCGCCGACTCGGCGTTCTCGCTGAACTCCTTCCGCGACGAGCACGGTCTGGAGTTCGACCTGGTCAGCGACATGGGCCGGTCGGCGATTCAGGACTACGACCTCGAAATCGACATCGAAGACCTCGGGCTGCTCGGCGTCGCGAACCGCGCCGTGTTCGTCGTCGACGACGACGGCGAAGTCTCCTATAGCTGGGTCGCCGACGACCCGACCAACGAGCCGGACTACGACGAACTGCTGGACGCCGTCGAGTCGGCGTAA
- a CDS encoding diacylglycerol/lipid kinase family protein, which yields MQIGSRRCILNPVSGDGEHADYVPRLMAARGFEVYETEAVGDAVELGREAGRAEASEVAVCGGDGTVNEVIRGLDDAGHLDSVTLSVIPAGTANLLAGNIGVTDIEHGVEIADTGDTRPVDVGVADDEPFLVSCIAGLPADASVSTPGDLKERFGTLAFLLTGAQEALRFDGFDITVAAVGEDGPFTWSGESACLLVGNARKFVAEGGQANMEDGLLDVAIVEQMPTGNLVAEAIGQRLLSLDTDGVTHVRAKEISVSGDGDELTFSRDGELSTHEALSLSVRERALTLRVGAGYAPNPE from the coding sequence ATGCAGATTGGCTCGCGTCGGTGTATCCTCAACCCCGTCAGTGGCGACGGCGAGCACGCCGACTACGTCCCGCGGCTGATGGCGGCGCGCGGGTTCGAGGTGTACGAAACCGAGGCGGTGGGCGACGCGGTCGAACTCGGCCGCGAGGCGGGTCGAGCCGAAGCTTCGGAGGTCGCCGTCTGTGGCGGCGACGGGACGGTGAACGAGGTCATCCGTGGGCTCGACGACGCCGGCCACCTCGACTCGGTGACGCTGAGCGTCATCCCGGCCGGAACGGCGAACCTCCTGGCCGGGAACATCGGCGTCACGGACATCGAACACGGTGTCGAAATCGCCGACACCGGCGACACGCGCCCGGTCGATGTCGGTGTCGCCGACGACGAGCCGTTTCTCGTCTCCTGTATCGCCGGTCTCCCCGCCGACGCCAGCGTCTCGACACCGGGCGACCTCAAGGAGCGGTTCGGCACGCTGGCCTTTCTGCTCACCGGGGCACAGGAGGCGCTCCGCTTCGACGGGTTCGACATCACTGTCGCGGCTGTCGGCGAGGACGGCCCGTTCACATGGTCGGGCGAGTCCGCCTGTCTCCTGGTGGGCAACGCCCGTAAGTTCGTCGCGGAAGGCGGGCAAGCAAACATGGAAGACGGCCTGCTGGACGTGGCTATCGTCGAACAGATGCCAACGGGGAACCTCGTCGCGGAGGCCATCGGTCAGCGACTCCTGTCGCTCGATACCGACGGGGTGACCCACGTTCGTGCGAAGGAGATCTCGGTTAGCGGCGACGGCGACGAACTCACGTTCAGCCGCGACGGCGAACTCAGCACGCACGAGGCGCTGTCGCTGTCGGTGCGCGAGCGCGCCCTCACGCTTCGCGTCGGGGCGGGCTACGCGCCGAACCCGGAGTGA